In Macaca fascicularis isolate 582-1 chromosome X, T2T-MFA8v1.1, one DNA window encodes the following:
- the LAGE3 gene encoding EKC/KEOPS complex subunit LAGE3, with product MREAEADAGGGADGGDGQGGHSCPGGADTAAAPASGAPPPHAPGPGRDAASAARGPGMRPHIFTLSVPFPTPLEAEIAHGSLAPDAEPHQRVVGKELTVSGRILAIRWKAEDCRLLRISVINFLDQLSLVVRTMQRFGPPVSR from the exons atgcgggaggcggaggcagacgCAGGCGGAGGCGCAGATGGCGGGGATGGCCAGGGTGGCCACAGCTGCCCCGGGGGCGCGGACACAGCTGCAGCTCCGGCCAGTGGAGCTCCCCCACCGCACGCGCCAGGTCCCGGCAGAGACGCCGCGTCTGCGGCCAGGGGGCCAGGAATGCGGCCGCACATATT CACCCTCAGCGTGCCTTTCCCAACCCCCTTGGAGGCGGAAATCGCCCATGGGTCCCTGGCTCCAGATGCCGAGCCCCACCAAAGGGTGGTTGGGAAGGAGCTCACAGTGAGCGGCAGGATCCTGGCCAT CCGCTGGAAAGCTGAAGACTGCCGCCTGCTCCGAATTTCCGTCATCAACTTTCTCGACCAGCTTTCCCTGGTGGTGCGGACCATGCAGCGCTTCGGGCCCCCAGTCTCCCGCTAA